In one Nicotiana sylvestris chromosome 8, ASM39365v2, whole genome shotgun sequence genomic region, the following are encoded:
- the LOC104247952 gene encoding uncharacterized protein isoform X1 → MSSGIDDGSSTNCASEARKHSRISYSREFLLSISRLEICEKLPSEFDQSILSEFVDISHSIQDRQRVPGSLPLQGFRRTDYSSSPPTRGDSSSYSRGNFGRWESRSSGRSDRDNESQSDRDSDSGWRSGNQAQHTRQSSEHDGLLGSGSFPRPSAYASGISAPKVRASNNYQSNKSNEPYHPPRPYKAGPHSRRDTDAFNDETFGSVECTSEDRVEEERRRRASFELIRKEQQKALQEKQKSKLEKHKTEDISVLLEETKEDRTFLDKNSEADGMTTQPFATSDLGKSSFPSQNPPARPRVPPGFKTTVLDKNSGSSLSHSRVAEVGQPDTEESPLEAKAYAAPNGVLQSVERQSLQEISSSYKLETRSLHASTLKKNDQIANLSARSDISDGILGMEDRLNRITSHLEFHEALEEPEIIENSTQPSGSKFDESSPNPSTSILDKIFGGVVAINVGDSEAPIVNDNIKPNDMLGSKAIESSKFAQWFMEEDRKPPEDSSLSRPNDLLALIVGGDKTRSQAFDGNVSECFPSENFIQSTEPTSKVTLHMPSAPPGISEPMYESSKREAAPSIFTCEDLEHKMLSEFGEKSSNLHFTSQGCGTNRLDTEEQPVIVDSHASQHLLSLLQKGPDHTNMTEKGSTGTEARNGHVKFTVHDRSKEEDTRDPQASGKAVTLETLFGTAFMKELQSVQAPVSVQRSSVGSALIDGLETRKSSLSGFDDGLFSSISDGIGPKGGGKENRLLQLNHRGQTKLDEPQTWLGYENSQYEVKSRHPSEMFSKSEAVEYHLPAENLISARDHLSPQVSMVMPAGILSKGDLTTGSGAGGDGRSLMSEGLPFPRVSYDQMESEMPLHHIRAQPSTSQFHPLQMSQGKPLFHPMDSGPAHLNPQIFNGPESMALHDAPGRQFAGNMMRPPFHHPNGGLTGFDLPVHHPMLQQMRMAGNSPPRLLHDRLRGAQVPSHLSNQAASIMQEVNRIQAFPFAPHQVNISGQAVQMPAPDINTRNIHPEALQRLVERQLGASKQIHPFAAGNVQGMHGHELDMGLRYR, encoded by the exons ATGAGCTCGGGGATTGATGATGGAAGCTCCACCAATTGCGCATCAGAAGCTCGAAA GCATTCAAGAATATCATATTCGAGAGAGTTTTTGTTGTCGATAAGTCGACTGGAGATTTGCGAGAAGTTGCCAAGTGAATTTGATCAGTCGATCCTGAG TGAATTTGTGGACATTTCACATAGCATACAAGACCGCCAAAGAGTACCTGGCAGCTTGCCTTTGCAAGGGTTTAGACGTACTGACTATAGTTCATCCCCACCTACTCGTGGGGATTCCAGTAGTTATTCACGAGGCAATTTTGGAAGATGGGAAAGCCGTTCCTCTGGACGGAGTGATCGAGATAACGAGTCACAATCTGATCGGGATTCAG ATTCTGGTTGGAGATCTGGCAATCAAGCCCAGCACACTCGGCAGAGTTCTGAGCATGATGGGCTTCTTGGAAGTGGTTCATTTCCAAGGCCGTCAGCATATGCATCTGGAATATCTGCACCTAAGGTCCGAGCAAGCAATAACTATCAATCTAACAAGAGCAACGAGCCATATCATCCTCCTCGCCCTTATAAG GCGGGACCTCACTCTCGAAGAGACACTGATGCGTTCAATGACGAGACTTTTGGTTCAGTTGAGTGTACGAGTGAGGATAGAGTGGAAGAGGAAAGAAGGAGAAGAG CTTCCTTTGAGTTAATTAGGAAAGAACAGCAGAAAGCTCTTCAAGAAAAGCAGAAGTCAAAACTGGAGAAGCATAAAACCGAGGACATCTCGGTACTGCTGGAAGAGACTAAGGAGGATAGAACGTTTTTGGACAAAAATAGTGAAGCAGATGGGATGACCACACAACCTTTCGCAACCAGTGATCTGGGAAAATCTTCTTTTCCTTCACAGAATCCACCAGCTAGACCGCGTGTACCCCCTGGCTTTAAAACCACTGTTTTGGATAAGAACTCTGGCTCAAGTTTGAGCCATTCACGCGTGGCAGAG GTTGGACAACCTGACACTGAAGAAAGCCCATTGGAAGCCAAAGCCTATGCTGCCCCGAACGGTGTTCTTCAGAGTGTAGAGAGACAGAGCTTGCAAGAAATTAGTTCAAGTTATAAACTTGAAACTAGGAGTTTGCATGCATCAACTCTGAAGAAGAATGACCAAATTGCTAATCTTTCAGCAAGATCAGATATTTCTGATGGGATACTTGGCATGGAAGATCGTTTAAATCGGATTACCAGTCATTTAGAGTTCCACGAAGCCTTGGAAGAGCCTGAAATTATTGAAAACAGTACTCAGCCTTCTGGTAGCAAATTTGATGAGTCTAGCCCCAACCCTTCAACATCAATCTTGGATAAGATATTTGGAGGTGTTGTAGCAATTAATGTTGGTGACTCTGAGGCTCCAATTGTG AATGACAATATTAAACCGAATGACATGTTGGGCTCCAAGGCTATAGAATCTTCGAAGTTCGCTCAGTGGTTTATGGAAGAAG ATAGGAAGCCACCAGAAGATTCCTCGTTAAGTAGGCCAAACGATTTGCTTGCCTTAATTGTTGGCGGCGATAAAACCAGATCACAAGCTTTTGATGGAAATGTTTCAGAATGCTTTCCATCTGAAAATTTCATTCAGAGTACTGAGCCTACAAGTAAGGTCACATTGCATATGCCTTCTGCACCACCTGGGATATCTGAGCCTATGTATGAGTCTAGTAAAAGGGAGGCAGCCCCGTCGATCTTTACTTGTGAGGACCTTGAGCATAAAATGCTGTCAGAGTTTGGTGAAAAGAGTTCTAATCTGCATTTTACTTCACAAGGTTGCGGTACTAATCGCTTAGACACTGAAGAACAACCCGTAATTGTGGACAGCCATGCATCTCAACACCTCCTTTCATTATTACAGAAGGGGCCAGATCATACAAATATGACAGAGAAGGGCAGTACTGGCACTGAAGCCAGGAATGGACATGTTAAGTTTACCGTGCATGACCGATCTAAGGAGGAAGATACCAGGGATCCTCAAGCTTCAGGAAAAGCAGTTACACTTGAAACGCTTTTTGGAACTGCTTTTATGAAGGAGCTGCAATCTGTACAAGCTCCAGTTTCAGTTCAGAGGAGCTCAGTTGGTTCTGCACTAATTGATGGTTTGGAGACACGCAAGTCATCCTTGTCTGGTTTTGATGACGGCCTTTTTTCTTCCATAAGTGATGGTATTGGACCAAAAGGAGGCGGTAAGGAGAACAGGCTCTTGCAGTTGAATCACAGAGGTCAAACCAAGCTGGATGAGCCTCAAACCTGGTTGGGATATGAAAATTCTCAGTATGAAGTTAAATCAAGGCACCCGAGTGAAATGTTTTCCAAGAGTGAGGCTGTTGAATATCACCTGCCTGCAGAAAACTTAATTAGTGCTCGTGATCATTTGAGTCCCCAGGTCTCAATGGTTATGCCTGCAGGAATTTTGAGTAAAGGAGACTTGACAACTGGTAGTGGCGCTGGCGGTGATGGAAGGTCTTTGATGAGTGAAGGTCTGCCCTTCCCACGTGTTTCCTATGATCAGATGGAGTCTGAAATGCCATTGCACCATATTCGTGCTCAACCATCAACTTCGCAATTTCATCCCTTGCAGATGAGTCAAGGGAAGCCATTGTTTCATCCTATGGATTCTGGTCCTGCTCATTTAAATCCTCAGATTTTCAATGGTCCAGAAAGCATGGCTCTACATGATGCTCCTGGTCGTCAGTTTGCTGGAAATATGATGCGACCTCCATTTCACCACCCTAATGGTGGACTGACAGGGTTTGATCTCCCCGTTCACCATCCTATGCTGCAGCAGATGCGGATGGCTGGAAATAGCCCTCCTCGTCTGCTACACGACCGTCTAAGGGGTGCACAGGTTCCTTCACATCTCAGTAATCAAGCAGCTAGCATCATGCAGGAAGTTAACAGAATTCAAGCATTCCCTTTTGCGCCACACCAAGTCAACATTAGTGGCCAAGCTGTGCAAATGCCAG CTCCAGATATCAACACCAGAAACATTCATCCAGAGGCCTTGCAAAGGCTTGTTGAGAGGCAACTTGGGGCTTCTAAGCAGATACACCCTTTTGCTGCTGGCAATGTCC
- the LOC104247952 gene encoding uncharacterized protein isoform X2 — translation MSSGIDDGSSTNCASEARKHSRISYSREFLLSISRLEICEKLPSEFDQSILSIQDRQRVPGSLPLQGFRRTDYSSSPPTRGDSSSYSRGNFGRWESRSSGRSDRDNESQSDRDSDSGWRSGNQAQHTRQSSEHDGLLGSGSFPRPSAYASGISAPKVRASNNYQSNKSNEPYHPPRPYKAGPHSRRDTDAFNDETFGSVECTSEDRVEEERRRRASFELIRKEQQKALQEKQKSKLEKHKTEDISVLLEETKEDRTFLDKNSEADGMTTQPFATSDLGKSSFPSQNPPARPRVPPGFKTTVLDKNSGSSLSHSRVAEVGQPDTEESPLEAKAYAAPNGVLQSVERQSLQEISSSYKLETRSLHASTLKKNDQIANLSARSDISDGILGMEDRLNRITSHLEFHEALEEPEIIENSTQPSGSKFDESSPNPSTSILDKIFGGVVAINVGDSEAPIVNDNIKPNDMLGSKAIESSKFAQWFMEEDRKPPEDSSLSRPNDLLALIVGGDKTRSQAFDGNVSECFPSENFIQSTEPTSKVTLHMPSAPPGISEPMYESSKREAAPSIFTCEDLEHKMLSEFGEKSSNLHFTSQGCGTNRLDTEEQPVIVDSHASQHLLSLLQKGPDHTNMTEKGSTGTEARNGHVKFTVHDRSKEEDTRDPQASGKAVTLETLFGTAFMKELQSVQAPVSVQRSSVGSALIDGLETRKSSLSGFDDGLFSSISDGIGPKGGGKENRLLQLNHRGQTKLDEPQTWLGYENSQYEVKSRHPSEMFSKSEAVEYHLPAENLISARDHLSPQVSMVMPAGILSKGDLTTGSGAGGDGRSLMSEGLPFPRVSYDQMESEMPLHHIRAQPSTSQFHPLQMSQGKPLFHPMDSGPAHLNPQIFNGPESMALHDAPGRQFAGNMMRPPFHHPNGGLTGFDLPVHHPMLQQMRMAGNSPPRLLHDRLRGAQVPSHLSNQAASIMQEVNRIQAFPFAPHQVNISGQAVQMPAPDINTRNIHPEALQRLVERQLGASKQIHPFAAGNVQGMHGHELDMGLRYR, via the exons ATGAGCTCGGGGATTGATGATGGAAGCTCCACCAATTGCGCATCAGAAGCTCGAAA GCATTCAAGAATATCATATTCGAGAGAGTTTTTGTTGTCGATAAGTCGACTGGAGATTTGCGAGAAGTTGCCAAGTGAATTTGATCAGTCGATCCTGAG CATACAAGACCGCCAAAGAGTACCTGGCAGCTTGCCTTTGCAAGGGTTTAGACGTACTGACTATAGTTCATCCCCACCTACTCGTGGGGATTCCAGTAGTTATTCACGAGGCAATTTTGGAAGATGGGAAAGCCGTTCCTCTGGACGGAGTGATCGAGATAACGAGTCACAATCTGATCGGGATTCAG ATTCTGGTTGGAGATCTGGCAATCAAGCCCAGCACACTCGGCAGAGTTCTGAGCATGATGGGCTTCTTGGAAGTGGTTCATTTCCAAGGCCGTCAGCATATGCATCTGGAATATCTGCACCTAAGGTCCGAGCAAGCAATAACTATCAATCTAACAAGAGCAACGAGCCATATCATCCTCCTCGCCCTTATAAG GCGGGACCTCACTCTCGAAGAGACACTGATGCGTTCAATGACGAGACTTTTGGTTCAGTTGAGTGTACGAGTGAGGATAGAGTGGAAGAGGAAAGAAGGAGAAGAG CTTCCTTTGAGTTAATTAGGAAAGAACAGCAGAAAGCTCTTCAAGAAAAGCAGAAGTCAAAACTGGAGAAGCATAAAACCGAGGACATCTCGGTACTGCTGGAAGAGACTAAGGAGGATAGAACGTTTTTGGACAAAAATAGTGAAGCAGATGGGATGACCACACAACCTTTCGCAACCAGTGATCTGGGAAAATCTTCTTTTCCTTCACAGAATCCACCAGCTAGACCGCGTGTACCCCCTGGCTTTAAAACCACTGTTTTGGATAAGAACTCTGGCTCAAGTTTGAGCCATTCACGCGTGGCAGAG GTTGGACAACCTGACACTGAAGAAAGCCCATTGGAAGCCAAAGCCTATGCTGCCCCGAACGGTGTTCTTCAGAGTGTAGAGAGACAGAGCTTGCAAGAAATTAGTTCAAGTTATAAACTTGAAACTAGGAGTTTGCATGCATCAACTCTGAAGAAGAATGACCAAATTGCTAATCTTTCAGCAAGATCAGATATTTCTGATGGGATACTTGGCATGGAAGATCGTTTAAATCGGATTACCAGTCATTTAGAGTTCCACGAAGCCTTGGAAGAGCCTGAAATTATTGAAAACAGTACTCAGCCTTCTGGTAGCAAATTTGATGAGTCTAGCCCCAACCCTTCAACATCAATCTTGGATAAGATATTTGGAGGTGTTGTAGCAATTAATGTTGGTGACTCTGAGGCTCCAATTGTG AATGACAATATTAAACCGAATGACATGTTGGGCTCCAAGGCTATAGAATCTTCGAAGTTCGCTCAGTGGTTTATGGAAGAAG ATAGGAAGCCACCAGAAGATTCCTCGTTAAGTAGGCCAAACGATTTGCTTGCCTTAATTGTTGGCGGCGATAAAACCAGATCACAAGCTTTTGATGGAAATGTTTCAGAATGCTTTCCATCTGAAAATTTCATTCAGAGTACTGAGCCTACAAGTAAGGTCACATTGCATATGCCTTCTGCACCACCTGGGATATCTGAGCCTATGTATGAGTCTAGTAAAAGGGAGGCAGCCCCGTCGATCTTTACTTGTGAGGACCTTGAGCATAAAATGCTGTCAGAGTTTGGTGAAAAGAGTTCTAATCTGCATTTTACTTCACAAGGTTGCGGTACTAATCGCTTAGACACTGAAGAACAACCCGTAATTGTGGACAGCCATGCATCTCAACACCTCCTTTCATTATTACAGAAGGGGCCAGATCATACAAATATGACAGAGAAGGGCAGTACTGGCACTGAAGCCAGGAATGGACATGTTAAGTTTACCGTGCATGACCGATCTAAGGAGGAAGATACCAGGGATCCTCAAGCTTCAGGAAAAGCAGTTACACTTGAAACGCTTTTTGGAACTGCTTTTATGAAGGAGCTGCAATCTGTACAAGCTCCAGTTTCAGTTCAGAGGAGCTCAGTTGGTTCTGCACTAATTGATGGTTTGGAGACACGCAAGTCATCCTTGTCTGGTTTTGATGACGGCCTTTTTTCTTCCATAAGTGATGGTATTGGACCAAAAGGAGGCGGTAAGGAGAACAGGCTCTTGCAGTTGAATCACAGAGGTCAAACCAAGCTGGATGAGCCTCAAACCTGGTTGGGATATGAAAATTCTCAGTATGAAGTTAAATCAAGGCACCCGAGTGAAATGTTTTCCAAGAGTGAGGCTGTTGAATATCACCTGCCTGCAGAAAACTTAATTAGTGCTCGTGATCATTTGAGTCCCCAGGTCTCAATGGTTATGCCTGCAGGAATTTTGAGTAAAGGAGACTTGACAACTGGTAGTGGCGCTGGCGGTGATGGAAGGTCTTTGATGAGTGAAGGTCTGCCCTTCCCACGTGTTTCCTATGATCAGATGGAGTCTGAAATGCCATTGCACCATATTCGTGCTCAACCATCAACTTCGCAATTTCATCCCTTGCAGATGAGTCAAGGGAAGCCATTGTTTCATCCTATGGATTCTGGTCCTGCTCATTTAAATCCTCAGATTTTCAATGGTCCAGAAAGCATGGCTCTACATGATGCTCCTGGTCGTCAGTTTGCTGGAAATATGATGCGACCTCCATTTCACCACCCTAATGGTGGACTGACAGGGTTTGATCTCCCCGTTCACCATCCTATGCTGCAGCAGATGCGGATGGCTGGAAATAGCCCTCCTCGTCTGCTACACGACCGTCTAAGGGGTGCACAGGTTCCTTCACATCTCAGTAATCAAGCAGCTAGCATCATGCAGGAAGTTAACAGAATTCAAGCATTCCCTTTTGCGCCACACCAAGTCAACATTAGTGGCCAAGCTGTGCAAATGCCAG CTCCAGATATCAACACCAGAAACATTCATCCAGAGGCCTTGCAAAGGCTTGTTGAGAGGCAACTTGGGGCTTCTAAGCAGATACACCCTTTTGCTGCTGGCAATGTCC